ATGAAATGagcgtttttttttcaaaataaaacactattttctaatggaaaagtaaaaaatattttattcaaagtatttCCCATTGTTTTCTAAACATTTTGACCACTTTCCTGGCAATTTGTGGATACCACGCCAATAAAACTGATCGTTTTTTGAGGCAAACCATTCGGAGACCCATTTTTTGAGATCTTCGTAGGAATTGAAGTGTTGCTCATTCAATGCGTTTCCTATCGATGAAAACAAATGGTAGTCGGAAGAAACCAAGTCTAGTGAATACGGCGGGTGAGGTAAATCTTCCCAGCCAAGTGATGTTATTGTTTCCTTGACCGGTTTTGCTGTATGACTCGGAGCATTATCATGCAACAAAATTACCTTTCCGTGTCTTCTGGACCATTCTGGTTGTTTTTCGATCAATGCATGGTTCAAATTAATCATTTGTTGTCGGTAGCGTTGCGTATCAACAGTTTTGCCAGGTTTTAGAAGTTCATGATACACTACTCCCTTTTGGTCCCACCAACACAGAGCATTGTCTTTTTTCCGAACCGATCAGGCTTTGCCGTCGATATTGATGCTTCTCCTGGATTTACCCATGATCTTTTGCGTTTGGGAtccataaaataaatacatttttcatCACCAGTCACAATTCGATTCAATACTGACTTCCTTTTGTGTCAATTGACACCCATTTCCCGCACTTTTGGATCTTTCCCATAGCTTTTAAGCGGTCAGAAATCGCTGGTTGTGAAACATTTAACAATTCTGCCATTTGTTTTTGACTTAAAGTGCCATCTTCATCCAGTATTGCTTGCAATTCTGtgtctttaaacttttttggtgGTCATTATCTCTGAACCGTTGAAGCCATCTTTTGCATGTTGCTTCCGATAGAGCATGATCACCATAAGCTTCGACAAGCATTCGATGCGATTCTGCAGCACTTTTcttcaaatgaaaacaaaaaattagtgCTTTCCGCAAATCATCATTTTCTGGTACAAAATTCGATATTTTTAACAcgattaaaaaatatgatgttGTTTATACAATGACTTGATGTTGACTAAATATGTTTGACAGATgtcatagcaaaaaaattaaaaaaaaattaaggccCGTTCACAACAAATGTTCTCTATCGATACATTTGTAACTCGACGCTCACTTCATGCTTATAGacctggtatatatatatataatatatataaatatatatatatatatatatatatatatatatatatatatatatatatatatatatatatatatataattacttttattgatACTTTAGTTATAAGATGGtaaaagttgaaatattttgttaccaaaaaagatttttcgtcattttaaaaaactaatttggtattattaatgatttttcaaaaaaaccttttattaaGGGTGCGTTCAAATGTATATCAATGTTACCctgtttttagttaaaactgCTTATAAACGCAGTAAAGTGATTAACTACTTTCTTTGGTTAATCACAATGTTTATAAGATAAACATTGGTTACAAAGAGAAtacaatgttaaaaattattaaagtttatattaaatcattattttttattatcattacgaaaattttttttttataaacaaatagaaATTATACAGAAACAAGCAGAAATTGTTAATactagtatataaaaagtttgagtaaaaaaatactCTTATTTAACCAATCAATCAAAGTTCTAATTCCTAATTCTTTaacgttaaagttttttttttttaaaaagggttaaaaattttgctttaaagcTATGTTACGTAGACTTTGTTGGTCTTTTAATGCGTTTTACGTGTGTTATAATCTCGTTTATTCTCTTCTTTAATGTTGTAATTCGACATGCAAAGTTAATTGACCTCCATAAAGCGCTAGATAACAGCGATAGGTAAGTGAAATCTCTCAAAACATGTGTTAAAGTACAGTTGCATAAACCACATAAGTTTAGATACAAAGTCACTCCACAAGCTGGAAAAtaggttataaaaaaaacaaatagcaTAATAATGAAAGATTGGTTGACTCGCTGCTCTGCAGAGTATGATTTCAAATTAACTTGATTGAAATTgaatataatattgttttggTTGGTGACTTGTTTAtcgtttttttgattaaagataaaatttggattaaattgACCAATCTTATACAAAATGTATTTTTCCTTGTCGTAAAATTTTTCGTCTTGGCTCTTTAACTTAgaagtttttttgaattgacTTTCTTTTGTTATTTGGTTTACTTTTGTAAAGGTTTCGttagttttctttctttcgTCAGAAGTTAaagatagtttttttaaattacaagatattacaaatcttgtTTTGTAAAGATAAATCATCAAGATCAGTGCAATAAAAGTCACGGACACcgaagtaaacaaaaaaacagaaagGTATTTAACGTATCCCATTGAAAAGTAAGGTAACAAAAGCAGCAATGAAAGAAACCACgttgaaattaatattaaattgcaTGTTTGATTAGATAACCCATTTCTGTATACAATTGGTCTTATAAGAGCTATGATGCGATCCACGCATAGTAATGCCATggaaataaaagaaacattacaaaacataaaaagtcCTAAATGAACTAAAAGAACTTcataataactaatatattttttgttggcTTCTTTAAAATGAAACGAAACAGCACTAGCATCATTTACCGCGCCAGTTAGCAGGTCAGCTATTGTTATGTtgagtaataatttataaaaaactgctCTTTTGAAGACTTTCCTCTTGTCTCCTAGTATAGCTGTTATTAACAGAGCGTTTGTAGTTACTGTTCCCACGCATAACAACGAAGAGAAACTAAGAGAAAACATAGATAATGATGTAATATTATGTGTGTCATTGCAAGACGTAGCGGCGGCCATTtctacaaacaaaatatattctGTCGTTAGCAAATGAtaataacttgataaaaatacacaaacacatatgtttttattatgtttttgttaaaactgcTTATAAACGCAATGAAGTGATTAAATACTTTCTTTGATTAATTTCAACATTTTGATATGTTAAACATTGATTACATAGAGGACACAATGCTAAAAAATATACAAGCTTATgtaaatcattgttttaaaaaaaaaaggtttgaaaaaacaaataatagaatttattatataaatatttatgtaattaatatttttatttaatttgaaatagtataaaaacaagattaatttataatctttatttttaatatagtttataatcaAAGTTCAATTGCGACAAGTCTGTCAGGTGCTGACAAAAAAGcgaaagcaatttttttatatgctctatattttaaaaaagagggaaaaaaagacaaatgtaAGGAGTGAATAAGTTGGTATTAGATAAAGTTTGTAGATAGCTCTAAACGTTTgtctgtctttttttaaatcttgaaaattCACTACATTGTTTTATACACagctaacaaattaaaattgtaacacacacacacacatacacacacacacacacacacacacacacacacacacacacacacacacacacacacacacacacacacacgcccTTCTTATCTCATATATTTCTAGAATTGCCCCtgctctttatatatataatatatatatatatatatatatatatatatatatatatatatatatatatatatatatatatatatatatatatatatatatatatatatatatatatatatatatatatatatatatatatatatgcaaatatacattctatatattacatttttttacaaagtaatttttacattattacttttcaataaattaatcaaaagttaaCAACAACATGCTCATGTAATGATCCTAACTGTTATATCATGTATAGtgatgttaaattaaaaaaacaagttatttaatgtgtaaatgtgtaaaacaagttatttaatgtgtaaaacaagttatttaatGTGTAAATCAAATCCTTTtggaataattaattttcatttactaAATTGATAATTACTTCAATGAATTTAGCTAAGTCTTCTTTTGTTCGACTTTGAAAGCATCAgcgtaataatttttgaaaaaaattcataaatttgaaaacaattctTCTAAATTTGGTGAtgtaatgtaaacaaaatttattaaagatatacaTTTGAAATTGTTGCAGCTGCTGCCATCAtgcaaacaatttattataggttataatatttattcaatatcATCGTGAAAGTTCTTTTCAATTTACCGACTGAATCAAATCATGTACAAATaagactaaagaaaaaaaaaattaaattaaggaATGCAAATAAGTACTATTGGAATCTTTAAAATCAagttaataacttaaaaaactagAAGAGGAAAAAATTTGGGGTCTGagaatcaaaaataattaaaactggtttaatcaaaaataaagtaTTCTGCAAGTATATTTACAGGTAGATCCTTGGGATAATCCTTACTTAAAGTTTAGTGTACCACAAAAGCAATGATAAGGGAAACCGCATTTATCAGAAAggtgtttattaaaaatatttgttttctttatttacttcattaaaaataaatttttaacgaGAACTTTAAATAGGTAAGTATTTACATTGTAATTTacgttaaaaaacatttaattcttATTGCAatacttgtactttttttaagtgtttatatttttgaacaGGTTGTTGTTGTCTCCACAACCTGTCTCCACTCAGCAACCATAAAAAGCAAACGTacttaaaataatgattttaataagaatgtaagtaattttaaactttaaaattgaagtttaataAAATGGCTGTAATAAATTACatggttaaataaaagtttaaaagatagTTTAATCGATAATATGTAGCTTTTActgtgtgtttttttataaagtttaatttccAAGTTGATTTTTACAACtactttctttttcaattttatttagataaatagtGCCTAATTTAATTCCATACTTCCCAAGTATCATTTTGCAAAGTTTTACGCTAACTGCgaattttaagaaaaacattttgatcTAATCCACACAAACAAAATGGAAAACAAGTTTTCCATTTAATTTGTGTGGATCACGTATTCTCCTTTTATTATGTACTTTTTCTATGCATTTTAGAATGCACATATAGAAATAatgtacaaacattttttagcattttactTATTGTATAATACAAAAAgctttactttataaaatttattataccaaaatgaaaaagataaaatttaatttatttgcattataaatgaagatttttgcataaaaattaatttttggtaGAAATAAAGTGTTTACCAAACACATTATTTTAACTCCAAAGTACCAGACTACACTGTAAAAAAACTCCGTATCAGACTTTTCCGTTGTTATGTTACGGAAAATTTCCGTTTTCTATAATCTACGATCTTTTACCGTACATTTAAGACTTTTGATCCATCATTTTGGATGATTTTGTCCGTATTTATGATAAGGTGAAGTTCCGTAACCGTTAAATTACGGTTTTTAACCATATATTATAGTATACAAGTAAAATTAAACACGTAATAAGTTTTAAGTAACagacttttatatatttgtatttgctTAATTAGAAATCAAATGCAACgtgattttaaagaaatacaTTAAAATAGCGTATTTATTAAAGAGACTTCTGAAATTTAGTCTCCTATGTCATATTTCctatatcatatatttatatgatttaagAACATTTTCTGGTAATGTTGCAGAAGAGTGgcgtaaaatcattttattttttcgcttgttGCGCTCACGTCAGTGGAGGCTTTTTAAACATTAGGAGTAATTCGTTTATGTGATAATgtgcattatttatatattaaaaaatataaaataaaaattggtgcaaaaataaaataataattataatatatacttcAACAGCTGTATATGTgagtaatttattaattagcCTAATTTTAGTTGTTAGTTAGGTTTGTAGCGACTtcgtaatttttaataagaatttaattttgtgGCAACACTTATATATAATTCTGGTTaaagttatgcaaaaaaaatttgagtaaacgAATTACAGAAAATGCTTTTAATTGCGGACGTCAAAAAATCACCATCATATGTCTGTCCTCTTCACAGAAGCACCATCTTATATCTTTGTCTTAGGAGGCATCCGTGAAGTACGTACGCCGTAAAACCACTAATTAAAGACGCCCTTTCCCTTGTACGCACCTGTATGCTTTAAACTACCCCACCCCCTCTGCGTACGTAcgcatcatttattaaaaaatcaatcccTTTTTTCCCAACGCcttcattttcaaaacattagaaacaaaaaaaaattaattaatttaacataTCTTTGGCAAATAACATAATATTGATTTTCTAAGCTCGTGAAACTCgatgcttttgttaaaaatgctaGGAATCAGGGTTTTAAGAAAGATAGACATTGAAAGATCAAACCACATTGAGAGTCAAACCTGAATATGAATTCGCACGTTTTTGGGTAATCGCTTCCCCTCTCATaactgcgtacgtactttatggaagaCCCCTTGTTTGCTTAGCTACGTTGCGTTTatcattagttttaaaattttttattttacaatgtaATGCTTTTGACTAATCAAAccaaataatattgttttaaggGCGTCGAACAAGTTTTAACTTGttccaaatatttataacttgtaaagaaattgaaaaatagtATGCATTCTTTTACCAGTTTTCAGTTTATAATTGTGACTACTTGTTAATAATATTCTACAAGCGGTccggacccgtaaaatacgggtcttggTAAGTCTTTTCTACACcgaccatttctatacttatttacttcaatattttttacaaagcaaaaGTATCTTAAACGTAGATGACAGTTGCGTAACATTTCTCCTGGTCTTTTGTAAACTTAAGgcttaacttataataaaatattgaccTTCTCgttaagattatatttatttagaaagcAAAAGAGGACACAGAAAACTGATCGCGGGAACCTAGTTACGGCAAATAAGGTAGCTCttttacactttttataaaaacttttctgcAATAAACTCTTGACAAATTCTTTcaattttgctattttaataACGCTTTTGGcgagttattaaattattatagctgttctttgattttttagtaCTTCTAAGTAATCAAAGATTACttagaagtattaaaaaatcaaagaaatattactatactgagcatttaataaaacataaaaatgatcCAAAAAATACTTGGAACATTATTAAGGAAGTAATTGGCACGAAACAAACTGACATAGCCTTCCTATAAATCTAAACATTGcaaataaaactattacaaataaatctttaattgctGAATCacttaatcaatattttgtcaGTGTAGGTTCCACTTTAGCGTCGAAAATAGAAACTACTGAAGTAAACTTTGAGTCATATTTTACTCCTAATAAGACCTCTAAGATGGATAATTATGAAATTACTGAAAAGGAACTCTTAGATACcgtatatcttttaaaactaaacaaaagtgTGGGGTATGATAATATTAGTAGTAACGTAATTAAAAAATCGATAAAATACTTAGCAATCcctcttttacatatttttaatctatctTTAAAACTAGGTATTTATCCGGAGAAACTTAAAATTGCGAGGGTCATACCTATTTTCAAATCAGGAGACATTTCAAATCCTGAaaattacagaccaatttcaattCTTCCTTGCTTCTCGAAAATCTTAGAGCAAATTATGTATAAccgaattttaacttttcttaatataaataatattctatataataaacaatttggatttcaaCCAGGTTATTCAACTGACCATgccattattaatattgttcacgatatatttaaagcatttgacaaaaataagtttACCCTCGGAGTTTTTATAGATCTTAGTGAAGCCTTTGATACAGTAGACCATGGCattctgataaaaaaacttgaaagttaTGGAATTAAAAGCACATATTTAGAATTGCTCAAAAGTTATCTAAgcaatagaaaacaatacataGCACACGAAGAAGGAAAAATTGATTACTTGACTATAACTTGCGGTGTTCCCCAAGGCTCAATTCTGGGTCCACTGTTATTCCTTATTTATGTAAACGACTTTCAtaagttttcaaatattttaaattcagttttatttgcagatgacacaaatttattttattctaatggAGATGTCAACCTTTTAtctaaaatagtaaacaaggaACTCCTAAACTTAGTGGAATGGTTTAAGGCAaacaaattatcattaaatttaaataaaactaagtatacttTTCTTCATAGAATTCACGATAAAGACaatattccattaaaacttctTGATTCTAATATTGGTaactctaaaataattagagagtcatcatttaagtttttaggAGTAATACTTGACGAAAACTTGACATGGAGAGAACACATAAGAACGTTAGAagataaagtttcaaaaaatataggcATTCTATACAAAGCTAAGCAATTATTAAaccaaaactgtttaaaaatcttatatttatccCTCATTCATTGATATATAagctatgcaaatattgcatggTGCAGCTCTAAtgtaagtaaagttaaaaaattgcttagtaaacaaaattacacattctaaagaactatttaaaaatcatcacATACTTAATGTTTTTCAGTTGaacctttatcaaattcttatatttatttacaaatttcataataaattaactcctataatatttaatacacttttcaataaaattaaccacgagtaccctacaagattttcaaattacaattaTGAGCAACCTAAAATGCACTATTTGGTtactaaattttctattgccatcagaggtcctaaattatggaacactttGTTAAATAACCAGCTGAAAAAGTGTTCTTTGCtttctctatttaaacaaaaactaaaacaaaaaacttcttaacgatgttaatgaattaaattctttttaagattctttATTTCgtcgtctttttttttttttttaacacctaTCTTATTAACTggtctttaatttaaattttccttAAATTCTtctattaacttatttttaatttttaggtgtaattattttattttttattttttttacgatttttttttttttttttaattatagataaGTTACTGATCTTAACATACttgtaaaatttgtatttattttttatatcgtacaaagtaattttatgtttacattttaatgatTGTACACGCTTGCTGATGAAAGCACGTCGGGGCGTAGTGTTAAGGCAaattttgtcttcttttagccccggtcatgtaaattttatttatataaaaacggcattgtattcttttttttaatgacgaaataaattaaaaaaaaaaagtaggaaCTTTCAAAAATCAGTCATATGGGAAAGAATTTGACCTAAATATGGaccaaaatttttgttgaaaacactTTATGTGTTATGTActctatttatttgaaaactcaaaaatgtgactaaatagataacaaataattaaattactttgtgaCATGTTTTTCTTTTGTGTTTTTGTGAAAGTTTCAAGATTGATTGTTGCAAGTTTGGATCATGAactctttataaaaaagtagttttaatcACAATAAGATAAACCtttatgttgttatttaaaaactaaatccTTGGCTTTTAGTGGATGATTAGATATAGtcagt
This Hydra vulgaris chromosome 04, alternate assembly HydraT2T_AEP DNA region includes the following protein-coding sequences:
- the LOC105847149 gene encoding uncharacterized protein LOC105847149, coding for MAAATSCNDTHNITSLSMFSLSFSSLLCVGTVTTNALLITAILGDKRKVFKRAVFYKLLLNITIADLLTGAVNDASAVSFHFKEANKKYISYYEVLLVHLGLFMFCNVSFISMALLCVDRIIALIRPIVYRNGLSNQTCNLILISTWFLSLLLLLPYFSMGYVKYLSVFLFTSVSVTFIALILMIYLYKTRFVISCNLKKLSLTSDERKKTNETFTKVNQITKESQFKKTSKLKSQDEKFYDKEKYILYKIGQFNPNFIFNQKNDKQVTNQNNIIFNFNQVNLKSYSAEQRVNQSFIIMLFVFFITYFPACGVTLYLNLCGLCNCTLTHVLRDFTYLSLLSSALWRSINFACRITTLKKRINEIITHVKRIKRPTKST